One segment of Erigeron canadensis isolate Cc75 chromosome 2, C_canadensis_v1, whole genome shotgun sequence DNA contains the following:
- the LOC122587145 gene encoding uncharacterized protein LOC122587145 has product MHPLSESNSNPTAASPPPALDGFDGAAAEQRLREAEDRLREAIEELQRRQRRAKMLYPPCDHADESCVANAIGNLCQSFLLSYGVRVGIGILLRAFKLARRKSYSSLLDLKQLVSEKDLIVREEACRVGLLFGGFTGSYHALRCLLRKCRKKETPFNVILAGSIASLSILALDDSNRRRTLALYLLARLAQCAYNSAKSKNKFHLWGSSWRHGDSLLFALSCAQVMYAFVMRPESLPKSYQDFIQKTGPVAKPVYKAVRECCRGSPVDVASLSSYLSTVKGADVVALQEFPSIIPCSIIHPGTKSCLAHNAYATSATFKKTFPLYFSLTFVPFVVLRLQKFMDAPFRTSWHAVIGAVRSTAFLSSFVGIFQGAICLHRKAASQDHKLVYWFAGGLAALSVLLEKKGRRGELGLYVLPRAGESLWYILVNRRVLPDIKNAEVALFCACMGGMMYYLEHEPDTMSPFLRSLIRRFLASRISNPAPPSSRNPSYNYLQTLDAIKKPTMQNQETELPSSEKYNLESIPGL; this is encoded by the exons atgcatCCTCTCTCCGAATCCAATTCCAATCCAACCGCCGCATCTCCGCCACCTGCGTTGGACGGATTCGACGGCGCGGCGGCGGAACAACGTCTTCGAGAAGCGGAGGATCGATTGCGAGAAGCAATTGAGGAATTACAACGGCGGCAACGTCGCGCGAAGATGCTATATCCGCCGTGCGATCACGCCGATGAATCGTGTGTAGCGAACGCTATCGGTAATCTATGTCAAAGCTTTTTATTATCTTATGGTGTTCGTGTCGGAATTGGAATATTGCTTCGTGCTTTTAAACTCGCTAGACGGAAATCCTATTCTTCTCTTCTTGATCTCAAG CAACTGGTATCAGAGAAAGACTTGATAGTGAGAGAGGAGGCTTGCCGGGTTGGTTTGCTTTTTGGAGGATTTACCGGGTCATACCATGCACTTAGATGTTTATTGAGGAAAtgcagaaagaaagaaacaccATTCAATGT AATTTTAGCAGGTTCTATCGCAAGTTTGTCTATTTTAGCATTAGATGATTCCAACCGGAGGCGTACACTTGCTCTATATCTTCTGGCTAGGCTTGCTCAG TGTGCTTATAATTCAGCAAAATCAAAGAACAAGTTTCATCTATGGGGAAGTTCATGGAGACATGGGGATTCATTACTCTTTGCTTTATCTTGTGCTCAG GTCATGTATGCTTTTGTCATGCGTCCTGAGAGCTTGCCAAAATCATATCAAGATTTTATTCAGAAAACTGGGCCTGTTGCCAAGCCTGTATACAAGGCAGTTAGGGAATGTTGTAGAGGTTCTCCAGTAGATGTCGCATCACTATCTTCTTACTTATCAACCGTGAAGGGTGCTGATGTTGTTGCATTGCAAGAGTTTCCGTCTATTATACCTTGTTCAATAATACACCCAGGCACAAAATCATGCTTGGCTCATAATGCATATGCGACATCAGCTACTTTTAAGAAAACATTTCCGCTTTATTTTTCGCTTACTTTTGTACCATTCGTTGTGCTCCGCCTGCAAAAG TTTATGGACGCTCCATTTAGAACCAGCTGGCATGCAGTCATAGGAGCTGTTCGCTCAACAGcatttctttcttcatttgttGGAATCTTTCAG GGAGCCATCTGCTTGCACAGAAAAGCGGCATCACAGGACCACAAGCTTGTATATTGGTTTGCAGGTGGATTAGCTGCATTATCTGTACTTTTGGAGAAGAAAGGTAGAAGAGGAGAGCTGGGATTGTATGTTCTTCCACGAGCTGGAGAATCTTTGTGGTATATATTAGTCAATCGCCGTGTACTTCCAGATATCAAGAATGCTGAG GTAGCTCTGTTCTGTGCTTGTATGGGTGGAATGATGTACTACTTGGAACACGAGCCGGACACCATGTCTCCTTTTCTGAGAAGCTTAATTCGTCGTTTTCTTGCCAGTAGAATTAGTAACCCAGCCCCACCATCAAGTCGGAATCCCTCTTACAACTACTTACAAACTCTTGACGCCATCAAGAAACCAACGATGCAGAACCAAGAAACTGAATTACCATCTTCAGAAAAATACAATCTTGAATCTATACCTGGACTATGA